Genomic segment of Candidatus Binatia bacterium:
CGTGGATGCGGTCGACGCCGGCGCGCAGGGCGAGGAGTTCTGCGACGGAGGATACGGGGGAAAGTTGGGGCTGGGTGGTGATCTGACTCCAGCGCTGCAGCATACCCTGTTCGTCGTGTTCCGAGGGATAGTCGACAAGGAGCTTGAAGAGGAAACGGTCGGTCTGGGCTTCCGGCAACGGGTAGGTGCCTTCCTGCTCGACCGGGTTTTGAGTCGCCATGACGAGAAAGGGTCGCGGCAGCGGATGCGACTGGCCGCCGATCGTGACCTGACGTTCCTGCATGGCTTCGAGCAGCGCGCTCTGGACCTTGGCTGGGGCGCGGTTGATCTCGTCGGCGAGCACGAGGTTGGCGAACACCGGGCCCAGGTGGACGCCGAAGGTGCCGTTCTGCGGTTGGAACACCATGGTGCCCACGACGTCGCTGGGCAGGAGGTCCGGGGTGAACTGGATGCGCTCGAAATCGAGGCCCATGGTTGTCGCGAGGCTCTTGACCAACAGCGTCTTGGCGAGACCGGGCATACCTTCGAGCAAGACGTGACCGTCTGCCAGTAAAGCGACAAGCAGGCGCTCGACGATGGCTTCCTGGCCGACCACGGCCTTGCCGACTTCGGACCGTATGCGGTCAGCCCAGTCTTTCCCGCTGCAGAGGAGGAAGGTGTTGCGGACCTCGGCTTGCGCCGCTTCCGGGGTTGAGTGCGGTACCGCCGCCGAACCGTTCCCGTTGCCTACCATTCGTGTCTCCATGAGTTTCCTCCTCGTCCGAACCAGGGTGACCGGGAAGGTTGGCAAGCGGCGTGCCACGTTGCGCGGAAGCCTTGCTCCCGAGCGCAAGCCGGCGCGGAGTGGGTCGAGCAACCGGGGTATGGTTCAATTCGACCGTGGCGGGTGGCGGACATGGACCACCGAGTCCCAGGCGTTGCGTGAGGTTGCGGCTGGCAAGGCGAGTGCGTGCGGTTTGCCGCGATCCGACGTGAGTCGGGCCGCCTGACGGCGATGGGGACGGGGCGAGGCGTTCGGCCCGGTGGAATCGAGTTCGGGGGCGCGGGAGTTGCACCGGTGTGGGCCGGGCAGATATCAGGGTCGTTTGTGGCAAGAGCGGGGCAATTACGGCCGGAGGGCGGCCGCTGGTCCCTGGTGACGATGTTATGGACGGCCATCGTTCTGGGCGCCGTTGGACCAGTCGATCTGGCGGTGGCGAGCCCCGGTGCGGAGCCGGTCCTGCGGGTGCGTGAGTCAGCCGGGGCGGCGCTGCGGGGGTGGCCGGTATGGGCAGGCGTTCCGCTGCCGCGGGGTAGGTTACACGAGGCGGCGGCCGCGCAACTGCACGAGGTTGGGGGCCCCGCCGAGGGCGCGCAGGTGCCCGTGCAGGGACGGGTGCTCGGTCGTTGGCCC
This window contains:
- a CDS encoding MoxR family ATPase, whose protein sequence is METRMVGNGNGSAAVPHSTPEAAQAEVRNTFLLCSGKDWADRIRSEVGKAVVGQEAIVERLLVALLADGHVLLEGMPGLAKTLLVKSLATTMGLDFERIQFTPDLLPSDVVGTMVFQPQNGTFGVHLGPVFANLVLADEINRAPAKVQSALLEAMQERQVTIGGQSHPLPRPFLVMATQNPVEQEGTYPLPEAQTDRFLFKLLVDYPSEHDEQGMLQRWSQITTQPQLSPVSSVAELLALRAGVDRIHVSEPLRRYVLALVRATRDIARAAESPRSTGPRPLAFGASPRATLALVQAARALAFVRDDTYATPAHVQELFLDTCRHRVGLTYEAEAERLSADSVLGELLARTPIPTGESSRI